In Sebaldella termitidis ATCC 33386, one DNA window encodes the following:
- a CDS encoding phosphoenolpyruvate carboxykinase — protein sequence MLNEFSLSRGRAMINFTLKYCDTSEKLLDSYGFRKVVEVFVRRLKKREGLIYNFYLDAFHTDDALSDAMIEVFKLLTVFDIEEVLKVDNKYSVFFEDKSLFIELIELLYGYWRRLERFTIVRNKRLGEGLQSVRFSQANNNFNELVLATYRRIEETVMGYKHRVYRQLNAGANAGLTLNDISWNCPIEYRGLSRIPFIGSVILHPPFISYSKRNTREGLFQKHNKNPLENIVLNEDDWFVYPAKVGDLLTFVFFHKDFMAHGLTLANLFELAKESEYIGKKPDMIYLFGYPDGENEKRTFYHKDTKNDILIGYANYTDEIDYFGYMKKMLLTLHNIKKIDEGDLPIHGAMVNIVLRNGKESNIVIMGDSGAGKSESLEAFRTLNEKYIKHMRIIFDDMGFLKLENDGKIKGYGTEIGAFVRVDDLESGYAFEQLDRGIFTNPDKINARVTIPVSTYEIISKGYEVDIMLYANNYEDSEKKIKFFEDVDQAIDVFEAGARKAKGTTSEKGLVKSYFANPFGAIQERETNEKLVREYFHKMAEQGVQIGEINTSLAIEGKEKDGPRNAAEELFQLINQ from the coding sequence ATGTTAAATGAATTTTCGCTGAGCAGAGGAAGAGCAATGATAAATTTTACTCTAAAATACTGCGATACATCAGAAAAATTACTGGACAGCTACGGGTTCAGAAAAGTAGTAGAAGTTTTTGTAAGAAGACTGAAAAAGAGAGAAGGGTTGATATACAATTTTTATCTTGATGCATTTCATACGGATGATGCTTTGAGTGATGCAATGATAGAAGTATTTAAGCTTCTTACTGTTTTTGATATAGAGGAAGTCCTGAAAGTAGATAATAAATATTCTGTATTCTTTGAGGATAAAAGTCTGTTTATAGAATTAATAGAGTTGCTATACGGATACTGGAGAAGACTGGAAAGATTTACTATTGTAAGAAACAAAAGACTGGGAGAAGGACTGCAGAGTGTAAGATTTTCACAGGCTAATAATAACTTTAACGAACTGGTACTGGCAACATACAGAAGAATAGAAGAAACAGTAATGGGTTACAAACACAGGGTTTACAGACAGCTTAACGCAGGTGCTAACGCAGGTCTTACATTAAACGATATAAGCTGGAACTGTCCTATAGAGTATAGAGGACTGAGCAGAATTCCTTTTATAGGCTCTGTAATACTTCATCCGCCTTTTATTTCTTATTCAAAAAGAAATACAAGAGAAGGTTTATTTCAGAAACATAATAAAAATCCTCTTGAGAATATAGTTTTGAATGAGGATGACTGGTTTGTTTATCCTGCTAAAGTAGGAGATCTTCTGACATTTGTCTTTTTTCACAAAGATTTCATGGCACACGGTCTTACACTTGCCAACTTATTTGAGCTGGCAAAAGAAAGTGAATACATCGGGAAAAAACCTGATATGATTTATCTCTTCGGATATCCTGACGGAGAAAATGAAAAAAGAACTTTTTATCATAAAGATACAAAAAATGATATCTTAATAGGATATGCTAATTACACAGATGAAATAGATTATTTCGGATATATGAAAAAAATGCTTTTAACTCTGCATAATATCAAAAAAATTGACGAAGGCGATCTTCCGATACATGGAGCTATGGTAAATATAGTTCTTAGAAACGGTAAAGAGTCTAATATAGTAATTATGGGAGACAGCGGAGCAGGTAAATCAGAGAGTCTGGAAGCCTTCAGAACACTGAATGAAAAATATATAAAGCATATGAGAATAATATTTGATGATATGGGATTCCTGAAACTGGAAAATGACGGGAAAATAAAAGGGTACGGAACAGAAATAGGAGCTTTCGTGAGGGTAGATGACCTTGAGTCAGGTTATGCATTCGAGCAGCTTGACAGAGGTATATTTACTAATCCTGACAAAATAAATGCCAGAGTTACTATTCCTGTATCTACATATGAAATAATCTCAAAAGGTTATGAAGTGGATATAATGCTTTATGCTAATAACTATGAGGATTCAGAAAAGAAAATAAAATTCTTTGAAGATGTAGATCAGGCTATCGACGTATTTGAAGCCGGGGCAAGAAAAGCCAAAGGTACTACAAGTGAAAAAGGTCTTGTAAAATCATACTTTGCAAATCCTTTTGGAGCTATACAGGAAAGAGAAACAAATGAAAAGCTTGTTAGGGAATATTTCCATAAAATGGCTGAACAGGGAGTCCAGATAGGAGAAATTAATACATCGCTTGCAATAGAAGGGAAGGAAAAGGACGGACCTAGAAATGCTGCGGAAGAATTATTTCAGCTTATAAATCAATAA
- the lgt gene encoding prolipoprotein diacylglyceryl transferase, translated as MKAYIDLGFIKIHYYSIMYIIAFFLGIFIAGRDIVAKERGVKDKKTIEDFAFWVMISGLIGARVYYVLFKLSMYKDNPLSVFAVWEGGLAIHGGIIGAFIGACIFAKRKKMNLWVLTDMGVGPLLIGQAIGRIGNYANGEIEGVPTFTPWKVILNGNFEQWWAQYQSMSMEMQSKFKELVPWGIVFPSGTSAGDSFPNFPLHPAMFYESILNVIGFLLLWFYFRKKRYNPGVLSMIYLIMYALIRSFVSFFRVEDLSFFGIIRAPHLISIIMLILAVIGIKYFNKDNTKKDSSK; from the coding sequence ATGAAAGCATATATAGATCTTGGTTTTATAAAAATACACTATTACAGTATTATGTATATTATTGCGTTTTTTCTTGGAATATTTATAGCCGGAAGGGATATAGTAGCCAAAGAAAGAGGAGTAAAGGATAAAAAAACAATTGAGGATTTTGCATTTTGGGTGATGATATCAGGCTTGATCGGAGCAAGAGTATATTATGTTTTATTTAAGCTTAGTATGTATAAAGATAACCCGCTTTCTGTTTTTGCAGTATGGGAAGGCGGACTTGCGATACACGGCGGAATTATAGGGGCATTTATAGGTGCCTGTATATTTGCCAAAAGAAAGAAAATGAATTTGTGGGTACTTACGGATATGGGGGTAGGACCTTTATTAATAGGACAGGCAATAGGAAGAATAGGGAACTATGCCAATGGTGAAATAGAGGGAGTTCCTACATTTACACCATGGAAAGTTATTTTGAACGGAAATTTTGAACAATGGTGGGCACAGTATCAGTCTATGTCTATGGAGATGCAGTCAAAGTTTAAGGAACTGGTACCTTGGGGAATAGTTTTCCCGAGCGGGACTTCTGCAGGTGACAGCTTTCCGAACTTTCCCCTGCATCCGGCTATGTTTTATGAATCTATCCTTAATGTAATAGGTTTTTTGCTGCTTTGGTTTTATTTCAGAAAAAAGAGATATAATCCGGGTGTACTTTCGATGATTTATCTGATTATGTATGCTCTGATAAGAAGCTTTGTGAGTTTTTTCAGAGTGGAGGATCTGTCATTTTTCGGAATCATAAGAGCACCGCACCTGATAAGTATAATAATGTTAATCCTGGCAGTGATAGGAATAAAGTATTTTAATAAGGATAATACTAAAAAGGATTCATCGAAATAG
- a CDS encoding nucleoside triphosphate pyrophosphohydrolase family protein: MKKQLDKVSEFHRTFRLGIEKQPVSTLENGKARLRYELMKEENNEYIEAAENGDIVEVADALGDMLYILCGTIIEHGMTELIEEVFDEIHRSNMSKLGEDGNPVYREDGKVIKGPNFFKPDIAKIIK, encoded by the coding sequence ATGAAAAAGCAACTGGATAAGGTTTCTGAATTTCACAGAACATTCAGACTGGGAATCGAAAAACAGCCTGTTTCTACGCTGGAAAACGGTAAAGCCAGATTAAGATATGAGCTGATGAAGGAAGAAAATAACGAATATATAGAGGCGGCGGAAAACGGTGATATTGTAGAAGTAGCCGATGCTCTCGGAGACATGCTTTATATCTTATGCGGAACAATTATAGAACACGGCATGACAGAACTTATAGAAGAGGTATTTGACGAGATCCACAGAAGCAATATGTCTAAACTGGGAGAGGATGGAAATCCGGTATACAGAGAGGACGGGAAAGTTATAAAAGGGCCTAATTTCTTTAAGCCGGATATTGCTAAGATAATTAAATAA
- a CDS encoding VOC family protein → MNRINIITLGVENVSKSLEFYRDGLGFKTPVNEENPAIVFFNNGGTKLALYPLSGLAEDVNVPDLKHRGSAFPGITLAYNTKTKEEVDEILDKIENLGGKVVKKAHDTFWGGYGGYFTDLDGYYWEVAYADSWIFDKNDMLVITE, encoded by the coding sequence ATGAACAGAATCAACATAATTACCCTTGGTGTAGAAAATGTATCAAAATCTCTTGAATTCTACAGAGATGGTCTGGGCTTTAAAACTCCTGTAAATGAAGAAAATCCCGCTATTGTTTTTTTCAATAACGGCGGAACAAAGCTTGCTTTGTATCCTTTATCAGGATTAGCGGAAGATGTTAATGTTCCTGATTTAAAACACAGAGGCTCGGCTTTTCCGGGAATTACTCTTGCCTATAATACCAAAACAAAAGAGGAAGTAGATGAAATACTTGATAAAATAGAAAATCTGGGAGGAAAAGTGGTGAAAAAAGCTCATGATACATTCTGGGGAGGCTACGGAGGATACTTTACCGATCTGGATGGTTATTACTGGGAAGTTGCTTATGCTGATTCATGGATTTTTGATAAGAATGATATGCTTGTAATTACAGAATAA
- a CDS encoding OmpP1/FadL family transporter, giving the protein MKRIFLFVLVICTSMIVNSASIDYLMNNSAAYLGNPSQAGIISVDGAFYNPAGLTQLEDGTYININGLFSGVEESMNLSDKKFDAKDYPMAPSFNLVYKKDKSAFYLNTSVIAGGPHLNFKSGVAGLELAAQAFNKLDPLAGTVRALDAELKNGDFEGENRYYQGIIGGTYQLNRVLSVSLGGKYVYSVRKLEGDAEYSFYKGNPIGASINGNELHIKSKREADGFGGVLGLNIRVNENLNIGMKYDTPVKLTFDTNATEDKKMYIGALGKNLGISDFYPTYKDGYSGRRDLPGVLSLGISGKVNRFTLMAGYNRYFNKAANIDNVDYDDGNEVNFGLMYDINEKFTWTAGVNFADTGAKKSSYNDVEFSLNSQFYGTGVIYKHDEKNEFTFSVSYIHYDSENGEDENFLAGTKLEKSKVTYKKGIIGMGIGYTYKF; this is encoded by the coding sequence ATGAAAAGAATTTTTTTATTTGTACTTGTAATTTGTACTTCGATGATAGTGAATTCTGCAAGTATTGATTACTTAATGAATAATTCGGCTGCATATCTGGGAAATCCTTCTCAGGCAGGAATTATTTCAGTAGACGGAGCTTTTTATAATCCGGCAGGACTTACACAGCTTGAAGACGGTACATATATTAACATAAACGGACTTTTTTCCGGAGTGGAAGAGTCTATGAATTTATCCGATAAAAAATTTGATGCCAAAGATTATCCGATGGCACCAAGTTTTAATCTTGTGTATAAAAAAGATAAAAGTGCATTTTATCTTAATACCAGCGTAATTGCCGGTGGTCCGCATCTGAATTTTAAAAGCGGGGTAGCCGGTTTGGAGCTTGCTGCACAGGCTTTTAACAAGCTTGATCCTTTGGCAGGAACAGTAAGAGCTTTAGATGCAGAGCTGAAAAACGGAGATTTTGAGGGAGAAAACAGGTATTATCAGGGAATCATAGGCGGAACATATCAGCTAAACCGTGTACTGTCAGTATCTCTTGGAGGGAAGTATGTATATTCTGTGAGAAAGCTGGAGGGAGATGCCGAGTATTCTTTTTATAAGGGGAATCCTATAGGGGCATCTATAAACGGAAATGAGCTCCATATAAAGTCTAAAAGGGAAGCAGACGGATTTGGAGGGGTACTGGGATTAAATATAAGAGTAAATGAAAATCTGAATATAGGAATGAAGTATGATACGCCGGTAAAGCTCACTTTCGATACCAATGCCACTGAAGATAAGAAAATGTATATAGGAGCTTTGGGGAAAAATCTTGGTATTTCTGATTTTTATCCTACTTACAAAGATGGCTACAGTGGAAGAAGAGATCTGCCGGGTGTGCTGTCTCTTGGCATTTCGGGAAAAGTGAACAGGTTTACTCTGATGGCCGGATATAACCGTTATTTTAACAAGGCCGCCAATATTGATAATGTGGATTATGATGACGGAAATGAGGTCAACTTTGGTTTGATGTATGATATAAATGAAAAGTTTACATGGACGGCAGGAGTTAATTTTGCTGATACCGGAGCAAAAAAATCAAGCTATAACGATGTGGAATTCTCATTGAATTCTCAGTTTTACGGAACAGGGGTTATTTATAAGCATGATGAGAAAAATGAATTTACTTTTTCTGTTTCATACATACATTATGATTCGGAAAATGGTGAAGATGAAAATTTTCTTGCCGGAACAAAGCTTGAAAAATCAAAGGTTACCTATAAAAAAGGGATAATTGGTATGGGTATCGGATATACTTATAAATTTTAG
- a CDS encoding transposase translates to MRKQKNYDNVFKQTILKLHENGKSLKELSREYLVSTQSIGAWKKASKKIGTEKGKGIAYEELLELRKKAKDLERDKVLDLYHCFLYNI, encoded by the coding sequence ATGAGAAAACAAAAGAATTATGATAATGTATTTAAACAGACGATACTAAAATTACATGAAAATGGGAAGAGTTTGAAAGAATTATCACGTGAATATCTTGTTTCTACACAAAGTATAGGAGCTTGGAAAAAAGCATCAAAAAAAATAGGAACAGAAAAAGGGAAGGGTATAGCATACGAAGAATTACTGGAATTAAGAAAAAAAGCAAAAGATCTGGAACGTGATAAAGTACTAGACTTATATCACTGTTTTTTATATAATATTTAG
- a CDS encoding Cof-type HAD-IIB family hydrolase: MNYDIKMVAVDIDGTFVHSDYTYDILRFQRILSRMNDAGCHFVVASGNQYYQLRDLFPGYYNELSFVAENGAFVKDGQELIFTANIPKDTVDAVIDVCRDYPEISNVLCGVESAYCQRGTVSQEFFDLTAIYYHRLKWVDDFKEVKDQILKFAPTVPEEKTYFYYDIFCERLKGKVEPTTSGHGSIDLIVPGCHKASGLKRLTKRWGISPEQCAAFGDGGNDIEMLNYCGYSYAMENASDSVKAAAKFVCPSNEEDGVLATLEELFGLI; this comes from the coding sequence ATGAATTATGATATAAAAATGGTTGCTGTTGATATTGATGGTACGTTTGTTCATTCTGATTACACTTATGATATTCTACGGTTCCAACGTATCTTATCCCGTATGAATGATGCTGGATGTCACTTTGTAGTTGCAAGCGGAAACCAGTATTATCAGCTGAGAGATTTATTTCCGGGATATTATAACGAACTATCCTTTGTGGCTGAAAACGGCGCATTTGTAAAAGATGGACAGGAGCTTATCTTTACTGCAAATATACCAAAAGATACTGTTGATGCCGTAATTGATGTTTGCAGGGATTATCCAGAAATATCAAATGTTTTGTGTGGGGTGGAAAGTGCTTACTGCCAGCGTGGTACTGTAAGCCAGGAGTTTTTTGACCTCACAGCTATCTATTATCACCGCTTGAAATGGGTGGATGATTTTAAAGAGGTAAAAGATCAGATTCTGAAATTTGCTCCGACTGTTCCGGAGGAAAAGACATATTTTTACTATGACATCTTCTGCGAAAGGCTCAAGGGGAAAGTAGAGCCTACAACTAGTGGACATGGATCAATAGACCTGATTGTTCCAGGATGCCATAAAGCATCTGGTCTCAAACGGCTCACAAAACGATGGGGTATCTCGCCGGAACAGTGTGCCGCATTTGGAGATGGCGGCAATGATATCGAAATGCTGAACTACTGCGGATACAGTTATGCGATGGAAAATGCCTCAGACAGTGTGAAAGCAGCGGCAAAATTTGTGTGTCCTTCCAATGAAGAAGATGGTGTACTTGCCACGCTGGAGGAGCTTTTTGGTTTGATTTAA
- a CDS encoding Cof-type HAD-IIB family hydrolase: MKKIKIAFFDIDGTLIDMNTKRISEKMLETLVRLKENGIILCLATGRSPMALPHFKKVEFDAFLTFNGSYCFNSEKTIFSNPIPTEDIKQLIKNATEIGRPISVATKERLGANGADQDLVDYFAHANLEVEVADDFDTLLQEKVYQVMMGCYESDYTYMMKDIRNAKITAWWNRAVDIIPADGGKGKGIEKVLEYYHFDKSEAIAFGDGNNDIEMLQSVGTGVAMANGSDQLKVVADDVCGYVAEDGIYHYCLGHGLI, encoded by the coding sequence ATGAAAAAAATAAAAATTGCGTTTTTTGATATTGACGGAACTTTAATTGATATGAATACGAAGAGGATTTCTGAAAAAATGCTGGAAACATTGGTGCGGCTGAAAGAGAACGGGATAATTCTCTGCCTTGCAACCGGAAGATCACCAATGGCATTGCCCCATTTTAAAAAAGTCGAATTTGATGCGTTTTTAACATTTAACGGCTCTTATTGTTTTAACTCCGAAAAAACTATTTTCAGTAATCCGATTCCAACAGAAGATATTAAGCAGTTAATTAAAAACGCAACAGAAATAGGCAGGCCGATTTCTGTTGCAACAAAAGAACGACTAGGAGCCAATGGAGCGGATCAGGATTTGGTTGATTATTTCGCACATGCAAATCTGGAAGTGGAAGTAGCTGATGACTTTGATACCCTGCTTCAGGAAAAGGTCTATCAGGTAATGATGGGCTGCTATGAATCAGATTATACATATATGATGAAAGATATCAGAAATGCCAAAATTACTGCTTGGTGGAACAGAGCAGTAGATATTATTCCGGCTGATGGTGGAAAAGGAAAAGGAATCGAAAAGGTGTTGGAATATTATCATTTTGATAAATCCGAAGCGATTGCATTTGGAGATGGCAATAATGATATTGAAATGTTGCAAAGCGTTGGAACAGGTGTGGCGATGGCTAACGGTTCGGATCAACTAAAAGTGGTGGCAGATGATGTATGTGGGTATGTTGCGGAAGATGGAATTTATCATTATTGTTTAGGACATGGATTGATTTAA
- a CDS encoding SDR family oxidoreductase, which produces MTKKVWLITGASKGIGLAVAKFLLKQGDSVIATSRNEKRLIEKISSEIDNFLPLKLDITNKNDVFEAIKTGVKKFKKIDVLVNNAGYLQAGSLEDTSNEEIRSVFEVNVLGTINMIKAVIPEMRKQGNGHIINTSSIASIRSMAYETIYSLTKFAVNGLSSGLHEEVKRFNIKVTNVLPGFIRTEFLEDTSYKIANIENSVYDYKEGLKFLKQMNGRQNGNPLKIGEIYRTLVEMENPPIELMIGTDAVDIAIKYSNERIKNTKRYKELSELADY; this is translated from the coding sequence ATGACTAAAAAAGTATGGTTAATAACAGGAGCATCGAAAGGAATAGGTTTAGCAGTGGCAAAGTTTTTATTGAAGCAAGGTGATTCAGTTATTGCTACAAGTCGTAATGAAAAAAGGCTGATAGAAAAGATTAGTTCAGAAATAGATAATTTTTTACCATTGAAATTAGATATAACTAATAAAAATGATGTTTTTGAAGCTATAAAAACTGGAGTGAAAAAGTTCAAAAAAATAGATGTTTTAGTAAATAATGCTGGTTATTTACAAGCAGGTTCCTTAGAGGATACAAGCAATGAGGAAATTCGTAGTGTATTTGAAGTTAATGTTTTAGGAACAATAAATATGATAAAGGCTGTAATACCAGAAATGAGAAAACAGGGAAATGGTCATATTATTAACACTTCATCAATTGCTAGTATAAGATCTATGGCGTATGAAACGATCTATTCTTTAACAAAATTTGCTGTTAATGGGTTAAGTTCAGGACTTCATGAGGAAGTCAAACGTTTTAATATAAAAGTAACTAATGTTTTACCTGGTTTCATAAGAACTGAATTTTTAGAAGATACATCCTATAAAATAGCCAATATTGAAAATTCTGTTTATGATTATAAAGAGGGGTTAAAATTTCTAAAACAAATGAATGGGAGACAGAATGGAAATCCATTAAAAATTGGAGAAATTTATAGAACTCTTGTTGAAATGGAAAATCCGCCTATTGAATTGATGATTGGCACAGATGCTGTTGATATAGCTATAAAATATTCAAATGAGCGTATTAAAAATACAAAAAGGTATAAAGAATTGTCAGAATTAGCTGATTACTAG
- a CDS encoding GNAT family N-acetyltransferase encodes MELKEWSLDYVHDLVHHANNQIISRNLGNIFPYPYTEEDAVHFIEFCQTQDLQKIRNLAIVIDGQAVGGIGITVGSDIYEKSAELGYWLGEDYWGKGIMTKAVKQMVQLSFQNRNIIRLYATVFSHNLGSCRLLEKNGFELEGVLKKAVYKNGHLYDSKLYALLRE; translated from the coding sequence ATGGAATTAAAAGAATGGTCTTTAGACTATGTTCACGACTTGGTACATCATGCAAATAACCAGATCATTTCCCGAAATTTGGGAAATATCTTTCCCTACCCCTATACGGAAGAAGATGCTGTGCACTTTATTGAATTTTGCCAAACGCAAGATTTACAGAAAATTCGCAACCTTGCAATCGTCATTGACGGTCAAGCGGTGGGCGGTATCGGTATTACAGTAGGTTCTGATATTTATGAGAAAAGCGCAGAACTTGGATACTGGCTTGGAGAAGATTACTGGGGAAAAGGGATCATGACAAAAGCTGTAAAACAGATGGTGCAGCTTTCATTCCAAAATCGCAATATCATCCGATTATATGCAACCGTCTTTTCTCATAATTTGGGTTCATGCAGGCTTCTTGAAAAAAACGGTTTTGAATTAGAGGGCGTGCTAAAAAAGGCGGTATATAAGAATGGTCACCTCTATGACAGCAAACTATATGCTTTGTTGCGGGAATAA
- a CDS encoding Crp/Fnr family transcriptional regulator has product MFFYDIIPNRVKEKLETKMYNPNETILFAEQENNYIYFLIEGTAEAYIQSPYGTFATLYFYEKGSFFGEIEPFYDGRKPVEITAVTSCIAKRLYKTDFLSWLQSDFEATKFLIKELANKLIINTELVEHLLSLTVKERLLRSILLHYRRGTLQNLTKANLSKEINTPIRSLNRAISTCESEGIISYSNNTFLIKDMAKLQKSVPYL; this is encoded by the coding sequence ATGTTTTTTTATGATATTATACCTAACCGTGTGAAAGAGAAGTTGGAAACTAAAATGTATAATCCCAATGAAACAATATTATTTGCAGAGCAGGAGAACAACTACATTTATTTCTTGATAGAGGGCACTGCTGAGGCGTATATTCAAAGCCCTTACGGAACATTTGCTACTCTGTATTTTTATGAAAAAGGAAGTTTTTTTGGTGAAATAGAACCATTCTACGATGGAAGGAAACCAGTTGAGATTACAGCCGTTACATCATGTATTGCCAAACGACTTTATAAAACAGACTTCCTATCATGGTTACAATCTGATTTTGAGGCTACTAAATTTTTAATTAAGGAATTAGCAAATAAATTGATAATAAACACTGAATTGGTAGAACATTTACTAAGCCTTACCGTGAAAGAAAGACTTTTGAGAAGTATTCTATTACATTATCGGCGAGGCACTTTGCAAAATCTCACAAAAGCAAATTTGTCAAAGGAAATTAACACCCCTATTCGGAGTTTAAATAGGGCTATCAGCACTTGTGAGAGCGAGGGGATAATTTCATATAGTAACAACACATTTTTGATTAAGGATATGGCAAAACTCCAAAAAAGTGTGCCATATTTATAA
- a CDS encoding type II toxin-antitoxin system PemK/MazF family toxin: protein MTKKNGQIGRGLKMSYKKYEILLINYDPFVGTEITKTRPNIVISSDIYNKLSNQLIAAPITSVHRQWGTRIDIDTKKTKGQIALDQMRSISSVRIVKKLDTLKDEETKKKITETLEIIFE from the coding sequence ATGACGAAAAAGAATGGTCAGATTGGCAGGGGTTTGAAGATGAGTTATAAAAAATATGAAATATTGTTAATTAATTATGACCCGTTTGTAGGAACGGAAATAACAAAGACTAGACCGAATATTGTTATAAGCTCAGATATTTATAACAAATTATCAAATCAGTTGATTGCTGCCCCTATTACAAGTGTTCACAGACAATGGGGAACAAGAATTGACATTGATACGAAAAAAACTAAAGGACAAATTGCATTAGATCAAATGAGAAGTATAAGCTCTGTTAGAATAGTCAAGAAATTAGATACCCTAAAAGATGAAGAAACTAAGAAGAAAATAACAGAAACACTTGAAATAATTTTTGAATGA